In Deltaproteobacteria bacterium, one DNA window encodes the following:
- a CDS encoding inorganic phosphate transporter: MFDGPIILYVVLFLILAAEFVNGWTDSPNAIATVVSTRVLSPYQALAVATVLNALGAMSGTAVASTIGKDIVRPEVINLTTVGAAMIGIIVWSTVAWYFGLPTSESHALIAGLTGAGLATAGPASLVAAGWTKVLIGLAFSTFLGFFGGLLIMGALYRSLANSRPGTVRRIFGRLQILSAAFMAFSHGSNDGQKFIGMFALALLLGGVMPTFQVPIWVILLCAVTMGIGTAVGGWRIVKTMGLRLTKLEPVHGFAAETGAAMTIELATRLGIPLSTTHTINTTIIGVGATRRFSAVRWGVTIEIVTAWVLTFPICGAIGWLATKLFLLFS; encoded by the coding sequence ATGTTCGACGGACCGATCATTCTTTACGTGGTGCTGTTCCTCATCCTGGCGGCGGAGTTCGTCAACGGCTGGACCGATTCTCCGAATGCCATCGCTACGGTGGTGTCAACGCGTGTCCTTTCACCCTATCAAGCGCTGGCCGTCGCCACCGTGCTCAACGCCTTGGGCGCAATGTCCGGCACAGCCGTGGCCTCGACCATCGGCAAAGACATCGTTCGCCCCGAAGTGATCAATCTTACTACCGTCGGCGCTGCCATGATCGGCATCATCGTTTGGAGCACCGTGGCTTGGTACTTTGGCCTGCCAACCTCCGAGAGTCACGCGCTGATCGCTGGCCTTACCGGCGCTGGCTTGGCGACCGCCGGGCCGGCGAGTCTGGTCGCCGCCGGCTGGACCAAAGTTTTGATCGGCCTGGCGTTTTCTACGTTTCTCGGTTTCTTTGGCGGCCTGTTGATCATGGGAGCACTCTATCGATCGCTCGCCAACAGCCGCCCTGGCACGGTGCGGCGCATATTCGGCCGGCTGCAAATTCTCTCCGCCGCGTTCATGGCGTTTAGCCACGGCTCCAACGACGGACAAAAATTTATCGGCATGTTCGCTCTGGCTCTGCTCCTTGGCGGTGTCATGCCGACTTTTCAGGTGCCGATCTGGGTGATCTTGCTGTGTGCCGTCACCATGGGCATCGGCACGGCGGTGGGCGGTTGGCGCATCGTCAAAACCATGGGACTGCGCCTGACCAAACTCGAACCGGTGCATGGCTTTGCCGCCGAAACCGGCGCCGCGATGACCATCGAGCTGGCCACCCGCCTCGGTATTCCGCTCAGCACCACTCACACCATCAACACGACCATCATCGGCGTCGGCGCAACGCGGCGGTTCTCCGCTGTGCGCTGGGGCGTCACCATCGAAATAGTCACCGCCTGGGTGCTCACCTTCCCGATTTGCGGCGCCATCGGTTGGCTCGCTACCAAGCTGTTTCTGTTGTTCAGCTAG
- the recR gene encoding recombination protein RecR, with the protein MSSYPGPMARLIQELSKLPGIGEKSAARLAFHMLKGKREDVFALAESIGKLRQEIGLCRQCFGFSEVSASNGETSLCAICKNFEREQDKICVVEEPADLMAVEKSQEYRGLYHVLHGTISPLDGIGPEALRIGELIERLKDGSVREVIVATNPTVDGEATALYLSKAIKPLGVSVTRIARGLPMGGDLEYTDAVTLGKALEGRREI; encoded by the coding sequence ATGAGCAGTTACCCTGGGCCGATGGCCCGTTTAATCCAAGAATTATCCAAGCTGCCGGGCATCGGTGAAAAGAGCGCGGCACGGCTGGCCTTTCATATGCTCAAGGGCAAGCGCGAGGATGTTTTCGCCCTCGCCGAGAGCATCGGCAAGCTGCGCCAGGAGATCGGTTTGTGCCGGCAATGCTTTGGTTTCAGCGAGGTGAGCGCCAGTAACGGTGAAACTTCGCTCTGTGCGATCTGCAAAAATTTTGAGCGCGAGCAGGACAAGATATGCGTCGTCGAAGAGCCGGCCGATCTCATGGCCGTGGAAAAATCGCAGGAGTACCGCGGTCTCTACCACGTGCTGCACGGCACGATCTCGCCGTTGGATGGCATCGGCCCGGAGGCGCTGCGTATCGGCGAATTGATCGAGCGCCTGAAGGACGGTTCGGTGCGCGAAGTGATCGTCGCCACCAACCCCACGGTCGACGGCGAAGCGACCGCGCTGTACCTGTCCAAGGCGATCAAGCCCCTCGGCGTTTCGGTCACGCGCATCGCGCGCGGTCTGCCCATGGGCGGCGATCTCGAATACACGGATGCGGTGACGCTGGGCAAGGCGTTGGAAGGGCGGCGTGAAATCTAG
- the dnaX gene encoding DNA polymerase III subunit gamma/tau, producing the protein MSYLVLARKWRPQTFEDIAGQAHIARTLQNAIRASRIAHAYLFTGVRGVGKTTAARILAKALNCEKGPTPTPCNECSQCVEITSGSAIDVLEIDGASNRGIDEIRQIIENVRYQPAKCRFKIYIIDEVHQVTKDAFNALLKTLEEPPPSVKFILATTEPHRLPETILSRCQRYDFRRIALREIVQRLGAIAKAEGLQISEGALIALAREADGSMRDAQSLLEQVLASAGTGDQAGAPAAVDEQLLVDMLGLGERQTLHAISQAVISGDAKSCVERIAEASNQGRDLGRISRDLVEHFRNLLVVRLATERRGNEPIQALDLPDQEVAELGAQVKDISVDTLLDYFDFMVAGDEGVSRSANPRFALEATLIRLATLPQTLPVAQLLERLEKLEGKGGAVARPPAAPRPPQPQAAPAPAPVAAVPSAPVQVVQPVPAPVAQTAAARRSPMVVGDNLWQEFVTFVGREKKFLGSHLESGTPLDFNEEELHIGVAEKHHLSYLQDPENLAALKNLAKQFFARDLMIKVAASESTAAAEPNCLPAPAQGSEERSEMVKEALRIFGGSVRSVRRDNR; encoded by the coding sequence ATGTCCTACCTCGTTCTTGCACGCAAATGGCGGCCGCAGACTTTTGAAGATATTGCGGGGCAGGCGCATATCGCGCGCACTTTGCAGAACGCCATTCGCGCCAGCCGGATTGCCCACGCCTATCTTTTTACCGGTGTGCGCGGGGTCGGCAAGACCACCGCGGCGCGGATTCTTGCGAAGGCGCTCAATTGCGAAAAGGGGCCGACGCCGACGCCTTGCAACGAGTGCAGCCAGTGCGTCGAGATTACTTCGGGCAGCGCCATCGATGTTTTGGAAATCGACGGCGCGTCGAACCGCGGCATCGATGAGATTCGCCAGATCATCGAAAACGTCCGCTACCAGCCGGCCAAATGCCGCTTTAAGATCTACATCATCGACGAAGTGCACCAGGTGACCAAAGACGCGTTCAACGCGTTGTTAAAAACTCTGGAAGAACCGCCGCCTTCGGTTAAGTTTATCCTCGCCACCACCGAACCGCATCGCTTGCCGGAAACGATTCTATCGCGCTGCCAGCGCTACGATTTCCGGCGCATCGCGCTCCGTGAGATCGTCCAGCGGCTTGGTGCCATCGCCAAAGCCGAAGGACTCCAGATTAGCGAAGGGGCGTTGATTGCGCTGGCGCGCGAAGCCGACGGCAGCATGCGCGATGCGCAGTCACTGCTGGAGCAGGTGTTGGCCAGCGCGGGCACCGGGGATCAGGCGGGTGCGCCGGCCGCGGTCGATGAGCAACTGCTGGTCGACATGTTAGGTTTGGGCGAGCGGCAGACGCTCCATGCGATCTCGCAAGCGGTCATTTCTGGCGACGCCAAGAGCTGTGTCGAACGGATCGCCGAAGCGTCGAACCAAGGACGCGATTTGGGCCGCATATCGCGCGATCTGGTGGAGCATTTTCGCAATCTGCTAGTGGTTCGGTTGGCCACCGAGCGACGCGGCAACGAGCCGATTCAAGCCCTCGACCTGCCCGATCAGGAGGTTGCCGAATTGGGCGCGCAGGTCAAAGACATTTCCGTTGACACATTGCTCGACTATTTCGATTTTATGGTGGCGGGCGATGAGGGTGTGAGCCGCTCGGCCAACCCGCGTTTTGCCCTCGAAGCAACCTTGATCCGGTTGGCGACCTTACCCCAGACTCTGCCGGTGGCGCAGCTGCTCGAACGGCTGGAAAAATTAGAGGGCAAAGGCGGCGCAGTGGCGCGTCCGCCGGCAGCGCCGCGGCCGCCCCAGCCGCAGGCCGCGCCTGCCCCAGCGCCGGTTGCAGCCGTGCCGAGCGCGCCCGTGCAGGTGGTCCAGCCGGTGCCCGCCCCAGTGGCGCAGACGGCCGCGGCGCGGCGCAGTCCCATGGTTGTCGGCGACAACCTGTGGCAGGAATTTGTCACCTTCGTCGGCCGTGAGAAGAAATTCCTCGGCTCCCATCTTGAGTCGGGCACGCCGCTCGATTTCAACGAAGAAGAACTCCATATCGGTGTCGCCGAGAAACATCATCTCAGCTATCTCCAAGATCCCGAGAACTTGGCAGCCTTGAAAAACCTCGCCAAGCAGTTTTTCGCCCGTGATCTGATGATCAAGGTCGCTGCGTCGGAAAGCACTGCGGCCGCCGAACCCAACTGCCTACCAGCGCCGGCGCAGGGCAGCGAGGAGCGCAGCGAGATGGTGAAAGAGGCGCTGCGGATTTTTGGCGGCTCGGTGCGCTCGGTGCGGCGCGACAATCGTTAA
- a CDS encoding HAMP domain-containing protein — protein MRKPWNNTLIAKFFLSYLAVVALLFIGFFFLAQSDLRHLYTDTVGKSLEQRARLIARILPIGADPAALDRLAKELGKELAIRLTVVGTDGTVLADSDEPAAAMENHASRPEIREALAGGTGSSIRYSSTVGYDMFYRAFRQRAEHRQQIIRVAIPLTDIDQAIRTLRSQLLLGLLLVSTAGLLLAYLFASRAARRLRALVAFAGEISEGTFPQREFSTSANDELNALEDQLSSMSRRLKSAHGELVGEKEKLDAILHCMNEGLLVVDLRGKVLLLNEQARLIFQIPSGTVCEGLSLMEMSRHPAMHEVIGAVLRFDFTHSRYETNLEFHEGRWFRVSGTNLRDAQLDTIGFILVFHDITELKRLERVRADFVANVSHELRTPLTAIRGYVETLIESPPADPADTRQFLAIVERHSDRLSRLTDDLLTLSDLESGNVQLHQTALDARLLVHRVLEVVLDKAKKAEVQLKTNIAPELPAIFGDSDRLQQLLINLIDNAIKYTPQGGSVTVSARSAELKNQGSGIEIAVADTGVGIPENHLPRLTERFYRVDKARSREIGGTGLGLAIVKHIVQAHKGELQIASVVNQGTTVSVRLPSTPAVNGAANELASTNRQASPKGKGLRA, from the coding sequence ATGAGAAAGCCCTGGAATAACACGCTGATCGCTAAGTTTTTTCTGAGCTATCTGGCGGTCGTCGCACTGCTGTTTATTGGATTTTTCTTTCTCGCCCAATCCGACCTGCGCCACCTCTACACCGACACCGTTGGCAAATCGCTCGAACAACGGGCGCGCCTGATCGCGCGCATTCTGCCTATTGGAGCCGACCCCGCGGCACTAGACCGGCTGGCCAAGGAACTCGGCAAAGAATTGGCGATCCGCCTTACCGTGGTCGGCACGGACGGCACCGTGCTCGCCGATTCCGACGAACCGGCCGCCGCCATGGAAAATCACGCAAGCCGTCCGGAGATTCGCGAAGCGCTGGCCGGCGGCACCGGCTCGAGTATTCGCTATAGCTCAACGGTGGGCTATGACATGTTCTATCGTGCCTTTCGCCAGCGCGCGGAGCATCGCCAACAGATCATCCGCGTCGCCATCCCGCTGACCGATATCGACCAGGCCATTCGCACGCTGCGCTCGCAGCTACTGCTGGGCCTGCTGCTGGTCTCAACCGCCGGTCTCCTGCTCGCTTACCTGTTTGCGTCGCGGGCCGCCCGCCGCCTGCGAGCACTGGTCGCCTTTGCCGGAGAAATCTCCGAAGGAACTTTTCCGCAAAGGGAATTTTCCACAAGCGCCAACGATGAGCTGAACGCCCTCGAAGATCAATTGAGCTCCATGAGCCGCCGCTTGAAGAGCGCGCATGGCGAGCTGGTCGGCGAGAAGGAAAAACTCGACGCCATCCTGCATTGCATGAACGAAGGCCTCTTGGTGGTCGATTTGCGCGGCAAGGTTTTGCTGCTTAATGAACAGGCGCGGCTGATATTTCAGATTCCCAGCGGCACCGTATGTGAAGGACTTTCGCTCATGGAGATGTCACGCCACCCCGCCATGCATGAAGTCATCGGCGCCGTGCTGCGGTTCGATTTCACCCACAGCCGCTACGAAACCAATCTCGAATTTCATGAGGGGCGCTGGTTCAGGGTAAGCGGCACCAATTTGCGCGACGCGCAGCTCGACACCATCGGCTTCATCCTGGTGTTTCACGATATCACCGAGCTCAAACGGCTCGAGCGCGTGCGCGCCGATTTCGTTGCCAACGTGTCCCATGAGCTACGAACGCCGCTCACGGCGATTCGCGGCTACGTCGAAACGTTGATCGAGTCGCCGCCCGCCGATCCAGCGGATACGCGGCAATTTTTGGCGATCGTCGAACGGCACTCGGACCGCTTGAGCCGACTCACGGACGATCTCTTAACGCTTTCCGATCTCGAGTCGGGCAATGTCCAGCTCCATCAAACGGCGCTCGATGCGCGCCTTTTGGTGCACCGAGTGCTTGAAGTTGTTTTGGACAAGGCGAAAAAGGCCGAGGTGCAACTCAAAACGAACATTGCGCCAGAGCTGCCGGCGATCTTCGGCGACTCCGATCGGCTGCAGCAGCTGCTGATCAATTTGATCGACAACGCGATCAAATACACACCCCAGGGCGGCAGCGTGACCGTTTCGGCCCGGTCCGCCGAACTGAAAAACCAGGGCAGCGGCATCGAAATCGCGGTGGCCGATACCGGCGTCGGCATCCCTGAGAACCATTTGCCCCGGCTCACCGAACGGTTTTACCGCGTCGATAAGGCGCGATCGCGCGAAATCGGCGGCACAGGTCTGGGCTTGGCAATCGTCAAGCACATCGTGCAGGCGCATAAAGGCGAGTTGCAGATCGCCAGCGTCGTCAACCAGGGAACGACGGTCTCCGTCAGGCTGCCGAGCACCCCAGCGGTCAATGGCGCGGCCAATGAGCTCGCGTCAACCAACCGCCAAGCCTCGCCCAAGGGCAAAGGACTCCGCGCCTAG
- a CDS encoding DUF47 domain-containing protein: MFNFVPHKGKFFDLFKQSAQNALEGARALKEMLDKYDNPQDSWKKLKDLEHEGDRITHRTIRSLNQTFLTPIDAEDIHALTTALDNVMDAIEAAASRMVLFRIDKPTVEAKELADTIVNATEQLVKAVSHMPRLDDIDEYCIEINRLENAADDIYRKAIGHLFENGSTPMDVIKWLDIYEILESATDRCEDVANTLETIGLKNS, translated from the coding sequence ATGTTCAATTTTGTCCCGCACAAGGGAAAATTCTTCGATCTGTTCAAGCAGTCAGCGCAAAACGCCTTGGAAGGGGCGCGCGCCCTCAAGGAGATGCTCGACAAGTACGACAACCCACAGGACTCTTGGAAAAAACTCAAAGATCTCGAACATGAGGGAGATCGCATCACCCATCGCACCATTCGCAGTTTAAATCAGACCTTTCTGACGCCCATTGATGCCGAGGATATCCACGCGTTGACCACGGCTTTGGACAACGTCATGGACGCCATCGAGGCGGCGGCGTCCCGCATGGTGCTCTTTCGCATCGACAAACCAACCGTAGAGGCCAAGGAGTTAGCCGACACCATCGTCAATGCCACCGAGCAGCTGGTGAAAGCGGTGTCCCATATGCCGCGGCTGGACGATATCGACGAGTACTGCATCGAGATCAACCGGCTCGAAAATGCCGCCGACGATATCTATCGCAAAGCCATTGGCCACCTCTTTGAGAATGGCAGCACACCCATGGATGTCATCAAATGGCTCGATATCTATGAAATCCTCGAATCGGCCACTGACCGCTGCGAAGACGTTGCCAATACCTTGGAAACGATCGGTCTTAAGAACTCCTGA
- a CDS encoding YbaB/EbfC family nucleoid-associated protein, producing MAGMGGLLKQAQEMQGRIAKIQEELAQKTVDGSAGGGMVQVKVNGQFNLVSVAIEPAVINGDDKEMLQDLILAAVNDGMRKAREMVAAEMSKVTGGFKIPGIS from the coding sequence ATGGCGGGCATGGGCGGTTTGCTCAAGCAGGCGCAGGAGATGCAGGGGCGCATCGCCAAGATCCAAGAAGAACTGGCGCAAAAAACCGTCGATGGCTCGGCCGGCGGCGGCATGGTGCAGGTGAAGGTCAATGGCCAATTTAACCTGGTTTCGGTTGCCATCGAACCGGCGGTCATCAATGGCGATGACAAGGAGATGCTGCAAGATTTAATCCTGGCCGCTGTCAATGACGGCATGCGCAAAGCGCGCGAAATGGTGGCGGCGGAAATGAGTAAAGTTACCGGCGGATTCAAAATCCCAGGTATATCGTGA